In Salinisphaera sp. LB1, one genomic interval encodes:
- a CDS encoding polysaccharide biosynthesis C-terminal domain-containing protein translates to MTSAGFSFAARLRRLAVGDSLLYRHLVGAAAGSFLLSLSAKALTLISSVLLARWLGSAGYGVYSSALAVLLMLGVPTTLGLPILVVRLLASYRVNEEWGLMRGLLQRVNLLVLLLSVILAGLGSAVVWALGDRLSSGHALLWAMGLLPLTALGALRSAALRGLHHIVLGQLPENVVMPGLFLGLLASWNFAGLALTPESVLALRFAAVAAAFVVGAWLLIRRLPSAMLRAEPCYDTATWARAAIPLLFLGGMSIINTQTDVLMLAGIHGAASAGVYRAASRGAELVAFSLVVINMAIQPTISHLYTAGETQRLQRVLTAAARGALAMALPLALVLALFGKTILRLVFGDEFESGALCLAILCGAQVINAGAGPVALILNMTGHERDSVVGMTIGAVVNVVLNAIFIPLWDVDGAALATGLSLVSWNFALVALVRRRTGLSSTVLNSVLAR, encoded by the coding sequence GTGACCTCCGCGGGTTTTTCTTTCGCAGCGCGCCTGCGTCGCCTCGCCGTAGGCGATTCACTGCTGTACCGGCATCTCGTCGGCGCAGCCGCCGGCAGCTTCCTTCTTAGCCTTTCAGCAAAGGCGCTTACACTGATTTCCAGCGTGCTTCTGGCCCGCTGGCTCGGATCGGCGGGCTACGGGGTTTACTCTTCGGCGCTGGCCGTGTTGCTGATGCTCGGCGTGCCGACCACGCTCGGTCTGCCCATATTGGTGGTGCGTCTGCTCGCCAGCTACCGTGTCAACGAGGAGTGGGGCCTTATGCGCGGTCTGTTGCAGCGCGTCAATCTGCTAGTGTTGCTACTCTCAGTAATACTTGCTGGGTTGGGTAGCGCCGTTGTGTGGGCGCTGGGAGATCGTCTTTCCTCCGGCCATGCCCTGCTGTGGGCCATGGGCCTGTTGCCGCTGACTGCGCTCGGCGCGCTGCGCTCCGCCGCCCTTCGCGGCTTGCACCATATCGTGCTAGGTCAGTTGCCGGAGAACGTTGTTATGCCGGGGCTATTTCTGGGCCTGCTAGCATCATGGAACTTCGCGGGGCTCGCGCTCACGCCAGAATCCGTCTTGGCCCTGCGGTTCGCCGCCGTCGCAGCCGCTTTCGTCGTTGGCGCTTGGCTGCTCATACGCCGGCTGCCGAGTGCGATGCTTCGTGCAGAGCCCTGCTACGATACGGCCACCTGGGCGCGTGCGGCTATCCCGCTGCTGTTTCTTGGCGGTATGAGCATTATCAACACGCAGACCGACGTGCTTATGCTCGCAGGCATACATGGGGCAGCCTCTGCCGGGGTATACCGTGCCGCGTCCAGAGGTGCCGAGTTGGTGGCCTTTTCGCTGGTGGTTATTAATATGGCTATTCAGCCCACCATCTCGCACCTTTACACCGCCGGTGAAACGCAACGCTTGCAGCGCGTATTAACCGCGGCTGCTCGTGGTGCTTTGGCCATGGCTCTGCCGCTGGCGCTGGTACTAGCGCTGTTCGGCAAGACGATTTTGCGGCTGGTCTTCGGTGACGAGTTCGAGAGTGGCGCGTTGTGTCTCGCTATCCTATGCGGAGCGCAGGTAATTAACGCTGGGGCAGGGCCGGTGGCGCTAATTCTCAATATGACTGGCCATGAGCGCGATTCGGTCGTGGGAATGACCATTGGTGCGGTCGTAAATGTCGTACTAAACGCAATTTTTATCCCGCTGTGGGACGTCGATGGCGCGGCGCTCGCTACCGGCTTGAGTCTCGTCAGTTGGAATTTCGCTCTAGTTGCTTTGGTTCGAAGGCGGACCGGTCTGTCCAGTACTGTCTTGAATAGCGTCCTCGCCCGATAG